Genomic window (Chryseobacterium sp. H1D6B):
GAAACATCAGACAGCCAGACGGAAACGGCCACTGTGAGTCGGGATGGTTCTTGTGCCCTACGAACATCTGTGTTTATGATAACGGCGGCAAAGATCCCATCGTTCCAGGAAAACCGCATTATAACGCCTGCTTTGGATAAAAAGAAGAAACACCTCAAATTGAG
Coding sequences:
- a CDS encoding bacteriocin; amino-acid sequence: MKKLTKKDLKEINGGNIRQPDGNGHCESGWFLCPTNICVYDNGGKDPIVPGKPHYNACFG